The Meleagris gallopavo isolate NT-WF06-2002-E0010 breed Aviagen turkey brand Nicholas breeding stock chromosome 20, Turkey_5.1, whole genome shotgun sequence DNA window TTTGGAGCCCCTCGTTTTGGAGGAAGTAGAGCTGGTCCACTTTCTGGGAAAAAATTTGGAAACCCTGGGGAAAAGCTTAccaaaaagaaatggaatttaGATGAACTGCCCAAATTTGAAAAGAACTTCTATCAAGAACATCCTGATGTAGTTAGACGTACTGCGGTATGTACTCATCCAACTCATTCAAAAGTAAACAAGCACAAACATGCTTAGGGTCATGGGACCCAGTGTGCAGGGATGGAGTAACTTAAGTAACTTCTGTGCCAAAACTGTTTCCAGTAATGAGatctttcttttgcagcaaGAGGTTGAGCAGTACAGGTCAAGCAAAGAAGTCACAGTTAGGGGCCATAACTGTCCAAAACCAATAATAAACTTCTATGAAGCTAACTTTCCTGGTAAGTGGTGGGTacatattgtttattttttctgttttgattaaCAACATGTGAGTTAagttctaattttcttttcaagcaaaTGTTATGGAAGTGATTCAGAGGCAGAACTTCACCGAGCCTACTGCAATTCAGGCACAAGGATGGCCTGTTGCCTTGAGTGGATTGGACATGGTTGGAGTTGCACAGACTGGATCAGGGAAAACACTGTCTGTAAGTTGTGATTATTATGTGGAATATTGCTGGGTTTCAGCAGTGAAGTACAGCCTAGTGTAAGGCAGGCTGAGCACTTCTGGGAAGAAACTAtaatgtgacttttttttttttcttctgaacagtACTTGTTGCCTGCTATTGTGCATATAAATCATCAGCCATTCCTGGAAAGAGGAGATGGACCTATTGTAAGTATTCCTAAGTGAAAGAGGATAGCATAGCTCTTAATCATGGAAACCTTTAAAGTGACTTCATGgtgttgtggtttttgtttttgtttttgtagtttcCGAGAAACAATCCATCAGCTCTGTTCTGTAAAACCTTATAGAATTATATCAGAGCTTATCTCCCATTTTGGAACTTGCTATCCACTAGAAGCTAGAGTGAATTTTGAGTACCTTATCACACATCACTAGCTAGTATTTAGTAATTGAGATGTTACTGAACTTCGTTCACTTGGTTTGAGATACTCAATTCTACTGCAGTCAGTCTGACATTGAAGTAGTGTATAATGACTTTGTGATTTAAAATGTAAGACTAGAAACTTCATGTATGGAACTAAAAGCTGGACATCCTACCTCTAGTGTCTTGTGCTGGCACCAACTCGTGAACTGGCTCAGCAAGTGCAGCAGGTAGCTGCTGAATATAGCAGAGCATGTCGCTTGAAGTCTACATGTATTTATGGAGGTGCTCCAAAGGGACCACAAATTCGTGATTTAGAAAGAGGTAAGGATACATTTGGATGCATCTTTGTAAGGCAACGTGAAAACTACTTATGTGACTTACtgattgattttcttttaaatttttttaggTGTGGAAATTTGCATTGCAACACCTGGAAGACTTATAGACTTCTTAGAAGCTGGAAAGACCAATCTCAGGAGGTGCACTTACCTTGTCCTTGATGAAGCTGACAGGATGCTTGACATGGGATTTGAACCTCAAATCAGAAAAATTGTGGATCAGATAAGAGTGAGTATAAATGGTAGCTGCACTTAATGCTATTACAGAAATGCCAGTGTTCGTTAAAACAAGGATAGCGCAGTTAACTCGGACTTTGCTGGGTGGACTTTTGTGTTTGCTTGCTTAATCGTACGTTAATTCTGTACTGATAAAATCTCTTCCTCTAGCCTGACAGGCAGACTCTGATGTGGAGTGCCACATGGCCGAAGGAAGTTAGGCAGCTGGCTgaagactttttaaaagaatatgtACACATCAACATTGGTGCATTAGAACTGAGTGCAAATCACAACATCCTTCAGATTGTTGATGTGTGTCATGATGTAGAGAAGGACGACAAGTGAGTAGTTAGTGGGAGGGGTAAACATGTTTCTCATGGTTGATTTTTAACTTCTATATCAACGAAGATGAATTTAATGGGTATTAGATGCTAATCTAATACTGTTAAAAGCCCTCAAtgttgaaaggagaaaaaaaaaattgcacagtGCAAGTAatgaatgctttgttttctcttcatgaCAGGCTTATTCGTTTGATGGAAGAAATCATGagtgagaaggaaaataagacaATTGTTTTTGTAGAAACCAAAAGACGGTGTGATGATCTTACCAGGAAAATGAGGAGAGATGGGTAAGTCTAAATAGTATCATGAACTTAAGTGAACCACTTCAATAGACCAAAGGTGCTCTTGATTCTCAATAATGACCACCTGTGATCAGAGTCCCAGCTGTCTGACAAGGTGTCGGCTGAAAAGCTAAATCCAGAAGCTGTTTAGAATTTACCAATAGCTGtcataataatgaaaatactcAATTATTTGAGGTCAAATGATTAATTCCTGTATTTTCAGGTGGCCAGCAATGGGTATTCATGGTGATAAAAGCCAGCAGGAGCGCGACTGGGTTCTAAATGGTGAGTATTGCAGCAGTTTGGTAAGCAAACTATCTGGTATTTGGCACATGAAGAGACTGATGAGAGTTGCTTGTGTTACAGAATTCAAACATGGAAAAGCACCAATCCTGATTGCTACAGATGTTGCATCCAGAGGTCTAGGTTAGTACAACTCGTAATGCCAGTTGCCCAAAGTTATTTAAAGAAAGTCTATTGCTTTCTTTAACCTCTGcatttttctaagttttcttCACATAAAGGTGCAGTCTTTGTGGCAAGGCCTAGGCATGACAATCGGAGGACTCGAGGGGGATGGAGGACTAGTGGAAGTGATCGGCTGGCTGCTTCCAGTCAAATAGAGAGGTGAAAACTGAGAGCATTGTGTGCCAGTAATCTTCAAAAGGCAAAGATCATCCTTTAAACTACTCCCCCATAAACTGTTCTCTCATGAAATAAGCAGCCTCATTCACAGTTCACTTTGCCCTGgtatttctcttctctccatGCTTTGCATGATTTGCCATGGTGCAGTACTGTTAGTTTTGTGCATACTGTCTGCTGTGATCTGTGGGTCTTTGAATTTCGGTGAGTTTGAAATGCTGAGGAAAATAATTACAAACTTCAATGTTCagtgaaattttttttccaaccatGAAATGGAGAGAGCAGCTTTAAAATGTACTAAGCCTTGTACAAATTGGTGAGTACTGGCACATGAAATCTGAGAAAAAGTCCACCTCTCACTTTAGCAAGTGGGGCAGGAAAGCATTGGCTTTTCTAAATGCCTTTGAAAGTCGAAGTTCCTCCACCTATATGTAGTCGTCATGTCGAGACCTGCCAGAGAGAGACACATTCTCAAGTGAACGCTGGCTTCTTGGAAGTGCTTGCCTAGACGAGACAGTGCATAAAAACAACTTGGTGACTTTTGGGGGACAGGTATGTTTTTCTTGCAGCTGCAGTTCAAAGGTCTTGGCAAGACGAGCAGTGTGGCCCTTTTTTTTGAGCTTCTAATGAGTGTGTATGTGAAGGACCTTGTATGTTTTTACTCTAAGGTCCTCAAATGAGCACATGAAGAGGCTGCTGTGAGCTTTAGTGGCCCTACTGCAAGAAGCATTCAGATGTCACTTGATGATTTGTAAAGGGGACTCTTGAGTTGTGATTGACAAGCAAATGCATACTCCTTTATGGTAAGGTTTTGGATCACAGGGTGGGTGATAAGACGGGAACAGATGGAGTGTGCATATCTTCCTCTTCCACAATATTCATGCAGAAATGGATAATTCTAACACTGTTCTTTGCAGCCATTATTTCATTGAAAGTACTATTGTCTAACGTTTATCTTCGATTTGGCTGTTGTGGTGTGCAAAACTTTGTACCTCGCTTTTTGCCACACTGCAACACTTTACAGATGTGGAAGATGTGAAATTTGTCATCAATTATGACTACCCTAACTCCTCAGAGGACTATATCCACCGAATTGGACGAACTGCCCGCAGTACCAAAACAGGCACAGCATATACATTCTTTACTCCTAACAATATTAAGCAAGTAAATGACCTCATCTCTGTGCTTCGGGAGGCTAATCAAGCCATCAACCCTAAATTGCTTCAGTTGATCGAAGACAGAGGTTCAGGTAAGTGCTACTGTTAACAGTGCATAGCTTTGCTCTCAGAACAAACTGGAAATCTCTAGCCTCTCAAAAATGGATATGAATGGTAGCTTATTTGCCGGTTATGGTGACCTCAAAAGATGTTAAGACTAGGTGTTAAGACTGAGCAAAACCTGTTGTGCTGTAGAGCATCTTGTTGTGAGCTGTAGTTGCTGATTGCCACGGATGGGCTTCAGGCTCCTTTGTTCTGTATTAAAAGACTTCACAGGGCTCAGCTGTTTGGCTTCCTCTTAACAGTTAAGAGAGATTGGATGTAACTGTCCTATTGGTGAGACCAAAGCAATTTTCCTTCATGCCACTGCTCATATTACAAGGGAGAGCGTTTGTTTAGAGAAAGGAGTCCAGCCTGCCTTCGTGTAATTCTGTGCGCCCATTGAGTCCAGTTAGAAACTGGAAAGCCCTTCAGTAGATTCGACTTGCTGGggcacaaaggaaaagaatgttCACTAGTTAAACTTGCCAGGTGGTgtataaaatgcagtttttattaCTCTTATATCTAACTATATCTAACTGTCTTGTCTCTTTAATAGGTCGTTCCCGAGGTGACCGACGTGACAGATACTCTGCGGGCAAAAGGGGTGGATTTAGTAGCTTTAGAGAGAGGGAGAACTTTGAGAGAACTTACGGTGCACTAGGAAAGAGAGACTTTGGAGCCAAAGCTCAAAATGGGGCCTACAGTACCCAGAGTTTCAGTAATGGAACTCCTTTTGGAAATGGCTTTGCAGCTGCAGGCATGCAAGCTGGCTTCAGGGCTGGTAACCCTGCAGGAGCTTACCAGAATGGCTATGATCAGCAGTATGGAAGTAACATTGCAAATATGCACAATGGCATGAACCAACAGCAGTATGCATATCCTGCCACTGGTGCTGCTCCTATGATAGGTTACCCAATGCCAGCGAGTTATTCTCAATAACTTAGTGTATTTAAATGTCTCAGTTTTTCATAATTGCTCTTTATATTGTGTGTTATCTCAGAACAGGATAGTTATTTAAGAAATGGGAAACGCAGAAATGACTGCAGTGCAGCA harbors:
- the DDX5 gene encoding probable ATP-dependent RNA helicase DDX5, with protein sequence SCRAYHKDSGYVTGREQIFSWILNCNIFFFRFGAPRFGGSRAGPLSGKKFGNPGEKLTKKKWNLDELPKFEKNFYQEHPDVVRRTAQEVEQYRSSKEVTVRGHNCPKPIINFYEANFPANVMEVIQRQNFTEPTAIQAQGWPVALSGLDMVGVAQTGSGKTLSYLLPAIVHINHQPFLERGDGPICLVLAPTRELAQQVQQVAAEYSRACRLKSTCIYGGAPKGPQIRDLERGVEICIATPGRLIDFLEAGKTNLRRCTYLVLDEADRMLDMGFEPQIRKIVDQIRPDRQTLMWSATWPKEVRQLAEDFLKEYVHINIGALELSANHNILQIVDVCHDVEKDDKLIRLMEEIMSEKENKTIVFVETKRRCDDLTRKMRRDGWPAMGIHGDKSQQERDWVLNEFKHGKAPILIATDVASRGLDVEDVKFVINYDYPNSSEDYIHRIGRTARSTKTGTAYTFFTPNNIKQVNDLISVLREANQAINPKLLQLIEDRGSGRSRGDRRDRYSAGKRGGFSSFRERENFERTYGALGKRDFGAKAQNGAYSTQSFSNGTPFGNGFAAAGMQAGFRAGNPAGAYQNGYDQQYGSNIANMHNGMNQQQYAYPATGAAPMIGYPMPASYSQ